AACACCGGATCATTGTCGAAGCGGAAATCGTTCAGCGTATAGGCGATGTTGAGCCAGATCTTGTCCGGCGCCGCTCCGCTCACGAAGATGTCGCGGAAAATCGCCGCGCCCGCGCCGGCCTCGATCCCCTGGTGCACCGTCTTGTTGGCGTTGGTGACGTTGCAATTGCCGAACGCGCTGTAGAGACACAGCAGCTCGTTGTCGATCTCGGAGCGATAGAGCGTGACCTCCCAGGCGTAGTCCGGCCGCTTCATGCGGGTGCCGACCTCATAGGTCGTCGCGGTCTGCGGCTTGATCGAAAAGAACGGGATGTTCGGCAGGGACGGATTGAGGAAATTCGGGCTGACGCTCTCGCCGAAGCTCGGTACCTCCGCGCTGCGCGAGACGTTGCCGAACACCTGCCAGCTCGGATCGACCTGCCAGAGCAGGCCGGTCTTGGGGCTCCACAGGCTGAAACTGCTGCGGCCGTTGAGGTCGCCATTGGTCGAGAAGTTGACGTGCTGGTCGCGCACCGCGAACAGGTATTGCGTACCGGCGACGAAGGCGACGTTGGGCAGGAAGTAGAACGAATTCTCCGCGAATGCCGAATAGTTCTCCGGCGTCTGCCGCAATGACGACGTCTGCGCGCCCTTGAAGCCGCCGACATTGACGAATTGCTGGGCATCGATGGTGCCGTTGAGGATGTTGACGCCGGCGATCAACCGGTTGTGGAAGCCGCCGATGACGCGATCGTCGGTCAGCTTCGCGAAGCCGCCATAGTCCTTGTAGCGATAGTCGAGCCACTGGAAGATCGGATGCATCAAATGCCGGTCGACGCCGAAGGCTCCGAATTCGAGCTGGGTGTCGTCGAGGCGGATAGTCGTCTTGTTGGCGATCCGCACCGTGTCGATGTTGCGCTGCCAATCATTGGCGACATTGACGGCGGCCGCCGTGGTCGGTGACGTCAGCGCCGTCGTCCGGTCGACGCTGCCCGGGATGCGCTGGCGCACCTCGTTGGCGTTCAGGTAAAACCTCGTCTCGACGTCGGGCGAGATCTGGTAGCCGACATTGGCGCTGAGCTTGTTGCTCGAGCCGAAACTGTGATCGCGGAAGCCGTCGGAGGCCTGCGTGGACGCGGTGGCGAAGCCATCCCACGGCCCGTTCGCGCCGCCGGCATTGACCTGCAGCCGCCTGGTGTTGAAGGCGCCGAAGTCGAACGATGCGCCGTTCGGATTCGGATCGCGCCCGGTCGGCGTGACGAAATTGATCGCGCCGCCGAGTGAATTGGCGCCGAACTGCAGCGCGTTGCCGCCCTTGTAGACCTCGACATATTTATAGGCGGTCGGGTCGACCTCCTGGAAATCGCCGTAGCCGTCCGAAGTGTTGATCGGAATGCCG
The window above is part of the Bradyrhizobium sp. PSBB068 genome. Proteins encoded here:
- a CDS encoding TonB-dependent receptor, which produces MSSASARLRACALAGAAAAFISPANAQSTSQSTLPSVTVDAPRPRRDASVRPQRRAARSAPARAARGPAAPAQAAAGEGGGTRAALAVLSAQQALKEINNTPGGVALVPAEAYRNSTVANTIKDILDYVPGVFAQPKWGDDTRLSIRGSGLSRNFHLRGIQLYMDGIPINTSDGYGDFQEVDPTAYKYVEVYKGGNALQFGANSLGGAINFVTPTGRDPNPNGASFDFGAFNTRRLQVNAGGANGPWDGFATASTQASDGFRDHSFGSSNKLSANVGYQISPDVETRFYLNANEVRQRIPGSVDRTTALTSPTTAAAVNVANDWQRNIDTVRIANKTTIRLDDTQLEFGAFGVDRHLMHPIFQWLDYRYKDYGGFAKLTDDRVIGGFHNRLIAGVNILNGTIDAQQFVNVGGFKGAQTSSLRQTPENYSAFAENSFYFLPNVAFVAGTQYLFAVRDQHVNFSTNGDLNGRSSFSLWSPKTGLLWQVDPSWQVFGNVSRSAEVPSFGESVSPNFLNPSLPNIPFFSIKPQTATTYEVGTRMKRPDYAWEVTLYRSEIDNELLCLYSAFGNCNVTNANKTVHQGIEAGAGAAIFRDIFVSGAAPDKIWLNIAYTLNDFRFDNDPVFGNNQLPGAPRQFVRAELLYKHPTGLYAGPNLEWVPQAYFVDSANTLMTSAYAIWGFKAGFDNGGPVSGYVEARNIANKAYIASASIIDRANAASPLFEPGTGRAFYAGLRYRW